GAATACATAATtttaaaggcagactgcatggctagttgctggatgttatacacctgtggaaaTGGGACTGAATGAGACATTGTGTTCATTGGACAATCTTGCTCAAATTAACAAGAAATTGTAGCCATGTAGATATTTGGTTCACATTTCTTTGACTAGGCAGGACTGAACTCATAAACATTGCTCAAATTTTGCCAGGACACCCCTGGGAACCAGACCACAAAAGGGATAGGCTTTATGCAAAGCTGCCCAAAAATGGACTGTTTGTGTCATCCCTGGAGGGTGATTAGGGGGGGCTTTCCTTTCTTGCCCTTTCATGACATGGCGATTTTCCGTTTCTGCCTTtcagttttttactccctgccttcctagagcaataacttttttatttttccgttcaactagccatattattattattattattatttttgctttacaagttgccaccatttaatatggcatatgatgtagtgggaagttgGGAAAAAAAGGCAATTCTGCCATAGTATTGTGGGTTTTGATTTTGCGGTGTTTAATATGCAGTACAACTGACCGgttcccttcattctcttggtcagtatgacatttatataccgtattttccacTTTATAAGAatcaaaagtgggggggaaatggccgtgTAGTCAGAAGCTCCATCTCAGGGGAGAGGGGACCTGGAGGCTGGCTACTGCTGCTGCAGTGGCTGCGGGGCCCAGTTAAAGCTGTCATCACATCACAAAGAGTATTTGTAATTGATCtgctggcaccccgactgggtacctccattgatggatgttcctagtgcttcccgagggctgcaagcactccacttgacaccgtaagcactgccgaccccacgaaccgctgcagcttggttgggatttcgccatcttctacccaccctggacctacgacaaggcttccaggttccagtgggtgaacctctcttccttcagagagcgatgcaggaacaagctcttaaaagagctcagggattatagccaggagagtatacagcgtatagcattccCCAATGTAGATGCAGCCTTTTCCCCACACACGAGACGAGGATCTATCTTGAGGGtacaacaggaactctttaatggggttacatgtcagccttttatgcaggtcttccagcaagggacactcccctggggaccttgtggaagactgagacagtttatacattagccaatcagatgcatttacagtattgaaacactcccagcaattgtacacaacaccccctctgcctgtgatacaattaccaaacacaatgggctctgcctgtgatacaattgccaAACACAATggtctctgcctgtgatacaattaccaaacacaatgggctaacttaatcacccacaggcagaaaacacacattttcccccaaaacacagaaaacacctcaaagccccacatatccccataaattatACATCCCTGCATAgctctgggtgaacaacatatccagaaatcacccagatctgagcaggggttcccaaaatatctcggcaaaagacagcttttccaagttttttatacaaagttagcatttgaccgagatatttatctcacccagcatggggtgtctttttacatatacccatgctgggtgagagaaatatctcggcaaaaggcaacttttcccatatttatctcacccagcatgggtatatgtaaaatgacaccccaaaacacattgcccaacttctcctgactacagcgataccacatgtgtgacacttttttgcagcctagatgcacaaaggggcccaaattccttttaagagggcatttttagacatttggatcccagacttcttctcacgctttaggacccctaaaatgccagggcagtataaataccccacatgtgaccccattttggaaagaagacaccccaaggtattccatgaggggcatggcgagttcatagaagatttttttttttttcacaagttagcggaaattgattttattatttttttctcacaaagtctccctttccgctaacgtgggacaaaaatttcaatcttttatggactcaatatgcccctcagcgaataccttggggtgtcttctttccaaaatggggtcatttgtggggtgtttgtactgccctggcatttgagggtctccgcaatcattacatgtatggccagcattaggagtttctgctattctccttacattgagcatacgggtaatgatatatttttttttttttcgttcagcctctgggctgaaagaaaaaatgaacggcacagatttcttcattcgcattgatcaatgtggatgaaaaaatctctgccaaaaataaaaaaggaggggaaaggcgtctgccaggacataggagctccgcccaacatccatacccacttagctcgtatgccctggcaaacccgatttctccattctccaagcatatgaacaccaccgcacCCTCGGcttataagcctcggcaaacgtatcttttacagCAGagaagaaatctcgtcttgcagcgccgcatacaccgacttttgtgtaatctgacagcagcgcaatgcttctgtcagaatgcacatcagtgctgcagctggttgatcggttggtccacctagaaggtaaaacaaaaaaagaaaaaaccaagccacaacgcaataaatttattaactttataataacatttgaatggaacatataaactttatttaactttttgaacaaaacaaacctctccttccccatgggacaatgtgcaaaacgCAAATtgtccaaagatgtggcgaagtacattatgcactttgtcccaggtgaaaggagaggtttgcagcagctgtgagtgaaaggccCCTaacagccctgtgtgcctgtcctgtgaaacgcaatccctatgctaagtgtacctgtgtgtggtacttccggaaacactcccctaagcatagggcagggtggtcagggcagtcaggacagaaatagcgggtgtcacgccttattccactcctgctacagacacaacattttcttcggggtggcggtcggtttgaggtgccagcaacgacactggggaaatgtcgctcgtgtagacggctcactacactggtggatggggccacggaacctcctggatacaggaggttctcgatgatctcttcctgaaatttgaggaaggatcctgttctcccagccttactgtagagaacaaaactattatatacagccaattgaattaaatatacagacaccttcttataccagcgtctggttctgcgggaaggtaaatagggagccaacatctggtcattgaagtccacccctcccatgagcgaattatagtcgtggacacagaggggcttttcaatgacactggttgctcattcaatttggattgtcgtgtctgcatgaatggaggagagcatgtaaacatcactcttgtctctccatttcaccgcaagcagttcttggttacacaaggcagccctctccctccttgcaagacgggtggtaacgagccgttgggggaagccccggcaaccaggtcgcgcggtgccacagcagccaatctgttcttggaacaaatgcctgaagaggggcacacttgtgtagaaattgtcccttgccaaataagggtgacaccaagtcccagactgtctttccactgctccccaggtagtcagggcaaccaaccggctccagggtctgatctttaccatcatagatccaaaatttgtgggtatagcctgtggccctttcacagagcttatacaatttgaccccataccgggcgcgcttgcttaggatgtattgtttgaagccaaggcgcccgttaaaatgtataagggactcgtctacgcagatgttttgctcagggggaGCCGGTCAAAATCTGGGTGGCCTCtaggacgagaggtgctgttgtcgctaaagtgcaggaaacgcaggatggtctcaaatcgtgtcctgaacatggcagcagagaacatgggcatgtgatgaattgggttcgtggaccaatatgaccgcaattcatgctttttggttaagcccatgttgaggagaaggcccagaaaaatgttaaattcggaaacttggacgggtttccaccgaaAAGActaggcataatagcttcccgggttggcggctataaattcagtggcatatcagtttgtttctgccacaactaagtccaagagctccgcagtcaagaacagctcaaaaaatcccagtgccgaaccgatctgagctgtctcaacccgaactccagactgggcggtgaaagggggaactattggtgcggctgaagttgggggctgccaatcgggGTTtgtcagcacctcagggactctaggggctctacgggcctgtctgtgcggtggctgcaacgggggaactaatgcacgtgccaccgtaccagcttcaactgcccttctggtgctcgccgctttaccatgttgtacagcagtgctggtactaggtccaggattggctgcgctgctggtgtatgcatcACCGTGTAATCAGACAGCGCCAGCcctactctgctgcccttgaagcggatcctgtgcaacctgtggtctagcaacactgggccgggtacgcctggtggtatcagggacctcaatctcctcgtccgaactttgggtcagactgccaccgCTTTTTACAGGTTCACGCTGGATTTGAGGGtttccattcctcatccgactgggtcagaagcctgtaggcctcttcagaagaataccccttgtttgccatttggtcaactaaatttagggggtattccctgagactacccaagaaaaaaagcaagcctgtcttacaaatgggaggctagcgaagtaccggaggccgctgcgattgataaaaaatatcaaaactgatttttatttatcgccgcagcgcttgtaaagtgattgtgcagtgattaaaaaaaaataattttcattgtCACTGCGGcgaggcgggcgtgggtgaacgcacgtgtgggcgaccgatcaggcctgatcgggcaaacactgcgttttgggtggagggcgaactaaggtgacactaatactattatagatctgactgtgatcagttctgatcacttacagatactataaaagtacaaatgctaattagcgatacgctaatcagcgaatcagtgactgcgatgcggtgggctgggcgctaaacgatcgctaactacctaaccaaggggcctaaactatcctaaaacctaacggtcaataccagtgaaaaaaaaaagtgaccgtttacactgatcacttttttccctttcactaggtgattgacaggggtgatcaagaggTGATCAAGGGGATAATTAGGGTGATTGAGGCTGATCTGGGAGTTAAGTGTAGTgttgggtgtactcactgtgaactgtgctcctctgctggaaccaaccgacgaaaaggaccagcagaggagcagagaagccatttaaaacattatatttataaatataatgtgttagatggcttctgatttagtttttttgaaaatcatcagcctgccagctacgatcattggctggcaagctgatgatgaaATTGtcttttaacttttgccggcccgagatgcgcatgcgcgggccggctttgcccgaaatctcgcgtctcgcgagatgacgcccctgcgcgtccactcggaataacagggccgccgcaaagacagaatcctgcgtacggcagtcctgaggaggttaaagtaatgatggccactagtttttctttacttagctgcttttttcctgccataatacaaattctaacagtctattcagtaggattatcagctgtgtatccacctgacttctccacaaggcaactgatggtcccaaccccatttataaggcaacaaatcccacttattaaacctgacagggcacacctgtgaagtgaaaaccatttcaggtgactacctcttgaagctcaacaagagaatgccaagagtgtgcaaagcagtaatcaaagcaggtggctactttgaagaacctagaatattacatattttcagttgtttcacactttttagttatgtgtataattccacatgtgttaattcatagttttgatgccttcagtgtgaatctacaatttatatagtcatgaaaataaagaaaactctttgaatgagaaggtgtgtccaaacctttggtctgtactatatatatatatatatatatatatatatacagttgcaataaaaagtatgtgaaccctttggaatgatatggatttctgcacaaattggtcataaaatgtgatctgatcttcatctaagtcacaacaatagacaatcacagtcggcttaaactaataacaaagAACTAAACGTTAGAATTAAACAAAGAATTAaacgttaccatgtttttattgaacacaccatgtaaacagtcacagtgcaggtggaaaaagtatgtgaacccttggaattaataactggttgaaccccataggcagcaataacttcaaccaaacattttctgtagttgcagatcagatgtgcacaatggtcaggaataattcttgaccattcctctttacataactgtttcagttcaggaatattcttgggatgtctggtgtgaatcactttcttgaggtcatgccacaacatctcaatcgggttgaggtcaggactctatgctttgggtcgttgtcctgttgcaacacccatcttctgtggagcttcagctggtagacagatggccttaagttctcttgcaaaatgtcttgataaacttgggaatttatttttccttcgatgatagcaatccgtccaggccctgacgcagcaaagcagccccaaaccatgatgcccccaccaccatacttcacagttgggatgaggttttgatgttggtgtgctgtgcctctttttctccacacatagtgttgtgtgtttcttccaaacaactcaactttggtttcatctgtccacagaatattttgccagtactgctgtggaacatccaggtgctcttgtgcaaactgtaaacgtgcagcaatatttttttttggacagcagtggctttctctgttgTATccacccatgaaatccattcttgtttactgttttacgtatcgtagattcgctaacagggatgttagcatatgccagagacttttgtaagtctttagctgacactctaggattattcttcacctcattgagcagtctgtgctgtgctcttgcagtcatctttacaggacggccactcctagggagagtagcagcagtgctgaactttctccatttatagacaatttgtcttactgtggactgatgaacagcaaggcttttggagatacttttataaccctttccagctttatgcaagtcaacaattcttattcgtaagtcttctgagagctcttttgtgtgaggcgtcattcacatcaggcaatgcttcttgtgaaaagcaaacccagaactggtgttatgaccaatttgttcagaaatccatatcattccaaagggttcacatactttttcttgcaactgtgtgtatatatatatatatatatatatataattatatttttcttCTCTTCTACATTTTGTCTTTTGAACATAgcactttttattccattctaCTATTTTAATTGAAAGATATTTCCACTCTTCACATTATTCTTATCGTGAGTTTTATCAAACCCTCGCTTTTTATACCTACAATGTTTCTCCCCCTTTGAGTACAAATTGTACATGTATATATTCTTTTGTTATGATTTATGTTTCTTGTAGACTTGATAAAAGGAGTCATGCGcaccccgaaacacgttgtctCTCAATAAACCTTTATTTTCCAATCCGGTTGTGATATGCGCCTCACGTCCACCAGCTCGCCAGACCACAAAAGTCGTGACGGGCACCGTCATTATttcttgaacccaatcgaacatctctggaaaCAGCTGAAAACGGCTGTCCACCAATGGTCCCCATCTAACTTGACAgaccttgagaggatctgcagaaaataatggcagaaaatcctcaaatccaggtgtgcaaaccttttgGCGTCATAACCAAAATCTCTGCTATGGCACACTATATCAATAGGGAAGTGGACTATTTGTACTAACACTGGTTACAtctataatgtatgtacacagtgactccaccagcaaaatagtgagggcagctctcgagtataatacaggctgtaacttagggtcagtgcaggataagtaatgtatgggagtgcagctctggagtataatgcaggatgtaactcaggattttCAGAGGGATTTAACTCAGGATTTTCAGAGGGAtagtgtatttaaagggaacctgtcaccagttttatggtgtcctaaggctactttcacacttgcgcttgatcggatccgttctgaacggatccgatcatattaatgcagacggaggctccgttcagtacggatccgtctgcattaataacttataaaaatttctaagtctgaaagtagcctgagcggatccgttcagactttcaatgtaaagtcaatgggggacggatccgcttgaagattgagccatatggtgtcatcttcaagcggatccgttcccattgacttacattgtaagtctgaacggatccgctcgcctctgaacgccaccagactgatgcagtctgagcggatccgctccattcagactgcatcagggctggacggaggcatttgggtccgctcgtgagctccttcaaacggagctcacgagcggaccgacgaacgcaagtgtgaaagtagcctaactaagggcaacataaataagtgactgattctcttagcaaaatgctgggtcactttctttaattgacccagtcaatctgccaacatcttgtattgaaaagctccagctgataatgatgagtcatgaatatttatgagctcctgactctccccgcctacctgctgctgattgacagttttccatatgaatcagcagcaggtgggcaggggagtggttatagctctgaattaaaaaaacgctggactcactgacatcacgctggactcaaatcagctcattagcatgcggcatctttgtgtgtatattatgaggtaaccatctgtcacaccagtaagtgaatacatctaaggtactttttagtagttaatgattgtatataattagttagattgtaatcaaatatccacatgacaggttccctttaaacatgcatttcaccatcagaatagtgagtacaaCTCTGGAGCTCTGCAGAACATATGGTTAATTGCTGTGTGTAAAACTGGCCATGCACTAAGCTGTTAGTAGTCCAAGGTACACTTTACCCCCTTGGCACACAGTGATTGTACATGTATGTCAGTCATGTAATGCCTTGGGCCAAGTAACTATGTTATACATGTACAAAGAAGTTGTGTCCATGTGATCAACTATCTGCACTGATGTCTCATAGTTTAATATGAATAACTTGCCGGTACTTTGCTCCGAAAATAGGCACTGATGAAGGGTTCCGACCATCAATGGTCTCTACTGTCATCTCTACAAGTTAATGGAGGCAGCTCATGGACGGAACTCTCCATCAGTGGTCTTTTTCAGAGCACAGTGCTCACAGAAGTTGAGCGGACCTGCAAGTTAGTTTAGCTATCGGACAGATATGTGCTGTTCAAAGCACATGTGCGACTAGTAATGTATAGTGGTCAAGCCCTTTAATAATGAACTTGATTAATGAAAATTCAAGCATCTTTTATGAAATAAAAAGGCACACTAGCCACATTATTACTAGtgatcatttattttatttttatttttttaccaaaaaacATACTAAAATGTGGATAGAAATGTGTTGTGACTTGGGCCACATTAGCTTCAAATGCATGGAACAGGACTAAGGAACTCCAATCACAGTTTATTAAATAATTAAATGGCTACACCTGAAACATTACATTTGGCCAAAGGATGAAGCGGCATGCTTATACATATACAACAGCCTCAATCTCATGAATACTACTAAAAGAAAAAATGACGAAGATTTACTGCAGAGCCCTATAATAGGGTAGGTGTAACCATGAAAGGTCAAGATGCAGCTATGGAGTGAAGATGATACAAGAAATACAAAGAAATAGTTTTCTGTTATATATGTGACCTAAACTACATATATACATGAAGAAGATTAACATAGTAAATGTGCCCTGTATTTTGCACATTTCATTTGTAAATCATTTTGATATTGCATATTAGAGGTTTTATAACCAAACATGCAAGAACTGAAGTCAAGGAATCTGGATGATGGGCCTAGAAAATCTCTTTACCATGATGGGCTTGAACTGTATGGCTTGGACTGCCAGTGCTCAATGTATATGAGTGTGTCCTCTatttaaaaaatgataaaaattaacACTTTAAATTTGCTGTAAAACTGAATATGATAGTTGTATATAATATACCTATCTACAACCACACTCTTTGGCAACCATATTTGGATAGAGGTGAAGTCTAATGCCATTTTCATGTGCCACCATCAGCCACTGTTCTTGATATTGAACAGGTACACAACAAGGTGGTCGATCAAGGCTAGATTGTCTTCTCTCCTGGAGCTGGATGAGCAAAATTACATGGGCATGGTATTCACTTTGAGTGGTCTGTGGGAATCGGCAAGGCCCTACACAGTTGTTGATGTTTATTTCTTCTGGAAAATGGATGTCTTTATATTCTGGGTATGGTTTTAAGTTGATGGTCAGCTCCTGCAGGCGACAGTGAGGTTTGAGGCCTGCTCCACGGTTCTGTCGTGATAATTTTTTGCGGTCTTGCCAATAGGCACGAATTGTCTGTAACGTTTTAAGGAGCATCAGTGAATGCAGTTTCCTATGCTGTTTATTTCCCAACTGTGGTGACTGCTCCTCatctatagatagatagctaACATTGAAGTGGCTATGGCAAGAGATAATAAGTTTTTGAAGAATTTGGACATGATCACCAGTTGAAAAGATATCTTTCATCTCTTCTAGCACCTCTTGTGTCTTTTCAGTGATTCTCTCTAGCAATGTCACATTCATTCTTTCGTGAATTCTATTAGCCAAAAGATGTTTGCTCCcaggtaaaaaaagaaacacaagGGGTTCCTGAGAGTCCACCAACCACTCCAATGTCTCTACCTCTGTAACATTCAGCAGTTGAGGACGAAATTCAACATCACTTTCATCTTTAGGATCAAGAGACACGTGAATAGTGGAAGATGGTTTGGTGTTAGAAGGCATCAGAAGTGTTGAGAAACGGGATAGAATTTCCAGAAACTCATCCTTCATGGAATGAATTATCTTTTTCTGAACCCTGTAGAGATAAACATAGAAACCTGATGTATATATCTGTCCCAATGTAAGAAAAAcatattacatcagaaaaagctAAATTGTCCTATTATCACACAAAATGAAAATCATTGTCTCCTGAAACTTATATGGCAAGATTCAGAAGTATGGTAAAGGGGCCTATCTTATTTAATTTTTAGTTTTGTTTAATTATTGCTGTTTAAGGACCTTTAAAAGATGCTATACATGTGTTGCTCTGATTTCTAACTttatgggcagcacagtggcttgGTCGAATCCGACCAAGAtaaatatctgcatggagtttgtatgttctcgccatgtttgtgtgggtttcctctggacacactccaaagacatactgatattgATTACAGATGAGCCTCATTTGGGACAgagggatgataatgtctgtaaatcgCTATAATAAAGGGACCATAACTTTATAGGATGGCTGTTCAGAAAAATCCCAAATTAGCCTAGGGAGCATTTCTTTCCTCATacattataatgtctccttgatgcccccatacagtaatatcTCTTAGTTTCCCCACACAGAATGGGGTCACTGTTCCCCCCAATCTAATGGAGTGGCCCCCCTGCtgcttcattcattcattcattctctatgggagtgctggaGCGATAATCTATCTTCAGCGCTCCCATAGAAAATGGGACATGCTAATAGTTAACCCTGATAAATGGGTTGTTCAGAGTGTGCCCATCATAGGTGCACATTGTCAGAAAGAGCACACTGGCATCATGAACATATATTTCAGTCAAataaaacattgggggtcatttactaaagaccgGTGCTTCCCATATGGGTCTTAGT
This portion of the Bufo gargarizans isolate SCDJY-AF-19 chromosome 1, ASM1485885v1, whole genome shotgun sequence genome encodes:
- the AMH gene encoding muellerian-inhibiting factor; this translates as MGIFQILFCFFFPFFCQTFPSNVQERELAPMDEERHLVLAQDMLHGDHLIVKDASLEFQGCGRNIGTRWGNLETLGFLREYETGFLDRIKQNSREDLALFGICPEEAQADNKGAIKEFARFIAEPEGKQLVVLHLQKEDWETETNFNFQGPVQQHIPPFLQHLHLLIAVFYPDTNNLTMGSKVMISGEAIPQSQVVCLSSGTRYLVVRLNEKAISAEPEDLRLNTSFQVKKYSDGSTLSTADFVCHLFGMDKRCFTKITPVIFMVLSHNGPIISSDEKRRGFRNQSNTCIIIHSMKDEFLEILSRFSTLLMPSNTKPSSTIHVSLDPKDESDVEFRPQLLNVTEVETLEWLVDSQEPLVFLFLPGSKHLLANRIHERMNVTLLERITEKTQEVLEEMKDIFSTGDHVQILQKLIISCHSHFNVSYLSIDEEQSPQLGNKQHRKLHSLMLLKTLQTIRAYWQDRKKLSRQNRGAGLKPHCRLQELTINLKPYPEYKDIHFPEEININNCVGPCRFPQTTQSEYHAHVILLIQLQERRQSSLDRPPCCVPVQYQEQWLMVAHENGIRLHLYPNMVAKECGCR